A stretch of DNA from Barnesiella propionica:
TGTCAATTTGGCATCATTCCAGAGTTGTTCCAGTTTATAATACTCACGGTATTCGGGCAAAAACACATGTACGAGGATATCCCCATAGTCTATAACAATCCATTGTGAATTTTGATAACCGTCGTAACCGAAAGGTTTTATGTTGATATTTTCACGAACATATTCTCTGATACTGTCGGCAATGGACGAAACTTGCATGGTGGAG
This window harbors:
- the rsfS gene encoding ribosome silencing factor; its protein translation is MEEQKLLIKKIIEGIQEKKGKKITTVDMTKIDSASAGHFIICEGNSTMQVSSIADSIREYVRENINIKPFGYDGYQNSQWIVIDYGDILVHVFLPEYREYYKLEQLWNDAKLTDIPDLE